From one Asterias amurensis chromosome 14, ASM3211899v1 genomic stretch:
- the LOC139947358 gene encoding cystatin-A2-like: MAGRVSSMFLLIGALFLAVSVQEIYGGEPGGLTDPMTATPKIQRYIDMVRPDVESNVDRVLKGYKALIYRTQVVNGINYFIKVRDGDTYIHLRLYKSFGGAVRFVSAKDGMSFDDELAYF; the protein is encoded by the exons ATGGCCGGCCGAGTATCATCCATGTTCCTCCTCATTGGGGCCTTGTTTTTGGCCGTCTCCGTACAAG AGATCTATGGAGGAGAACCGGGAGGTTTGACTGACCCCATGACAGCCACTCCAAAAATCCAGAGATACATTGACATG GTGAGACCTGACGTGGAGAGTAATGTCGACAGGGTACTCAAAGGGTATAAAGCACTGATCTACAGAACACAGGTGGTCAACGGAATCAACTATTTCATCAAG GTTCGGGACGGTGACACATACATCCACCTTCGTCTTTACAAGTCATTCGGTGGAGCAGTTAGATTCGTTAGCGCTAAGGATGGAATGAGTTTCGACGACGAACTCGCTTACTTTTAG